The Phormidium sp. PBR-2020 DNA segment ACAATTTTGGCGAACATACGCCCGGAGGCGGGCATTAAATCGAGGAGGCGATGAGTCTCGATGGCTGGATTCATGGGGGGTTGGGAGGATGGGGAACACAACAGTGAGCCGCTCGAACGATTGCAGGGTCACGGCTAGCTTGCCACAATAGGGGAGGAATTCCCTGTTTAGCTTATTCTCTCCTATGGATGCCTTTGCGCCAATTGCACCGGACTGGACAAAATCAGCGGTTCACTCCTTTGACTTCCGCTGTCCTCAATGTGGGGCCAGCAGCCGTAAAGCCGAGAAAGTCTGGCTCAACCGGCGAGCGCCCGTTTACACCCCTGACTATACCCGGAAATGGCAAGAGTTCTATCACTGCTCCTGTGGTTGTGTCTGGTGGGCCTGGAGTAGCGATCGCCCCTCGGAAGCGGAAGCGGCGGAGTTTATCAGTGATGTCACGCTCCCCGAGTCTCCCAACCCTGAAAACGGCGACGAGCCGTAACTCATCGCCGTTGGGGTGTCATATCAGGTCAGGTCAGGAGACGCCAGCCTCGCTCACCTGGCCCTAGAGAGGTTACTGGGTGGACACCAATTCCGGGAAGCGCAGTTCCACATTGTCCTTGGAGATAATGACTTGTCCGTCATCATCGAGGTCAATAATGGCGCGATCGCCGTCTTGGATTTCACCCGAGAGCATCTTCTCAGCCAACACGTCTTCGAGGAGGCGCATAATCGCCCGACGCAGGGGCCGCGCACCGTAGGCGGGGTCATACCCTTCATCGGCGAGACGGTTCTTGAAGGCTTCGGTGGCTTGCAGACGGATGTCTTTTTCCACCAGGCGATCGAAGACTCGTTTCAACTCGATATCGGCGATTTGCTTGATTTCCTCGCGGTTGAGTTGGCTAAAGACGATGATGTCATCCAAGCGGTTGAGGAACTCGGGCCGGAAGTACTGTTTGAGTTCTTCGTTCACGAGGTTACGAATGCGGTTGTACTGAGCATCGGTTTCATCCCCAGTGATTTCAAAGCCGAGGCCGCCGCCACCTTTCTCGATGACGCGAGAGCCGATGTTGGAGGTCATAATCAGCAAGGTGTTCTTGAAGTCCACCACGCGACCTTTAGAATCGGTTAAACGACCATCTTCGAGGATTTGCAGCAGCAGGTTAAAGACATCGGGGTGAGCCTTCTCGATTTCGTCGAAGAGAATCACCGAATAGGGACGACGACGCACGGCTTCGGTGAGTTGTCCCCCTTCGTCATAGCCGACAAATCCCGGAGGTGAGCCAATCAACTTGGACACCGTGTGGCGTTCCATGAACTCAGACATATCCAAGCGAATCATGGATTCTTCCGCACCGAAGAAGTAGGCCGCCAGAGCTTTGGTGAGTTCGGTTTTCCCGACCCCAGTCGGTCCCGAGAAGATGAAGCTGGCGATGGGACGATGGGGATTTTTCAGGCCCACCCGAGCGCGACGCACCGACCGAGAGACGGCGCGGACGGCTTCTTCTTGACCGATGAGCCGTTCGTGCAGGGTATCTTCGAGGTGCAGCAGTTTCTCGGATTCGGTTTCTTCGAGTTTCGTGACCGGAACTCCCGTCCAACTTGAGACAATCTCGGCGATGTTTTCTTCCGTCACCATCGGCGCACCCTGGGGGGTTTGTTGGCGTTCGATGGAAAGTTGGTCGATTTTAGCGCGGGTTTCGAGTTCGCGATCGCGCAGTTGACTGGCTTTCTCGAAGTCCTGTTCGGTAACGGCGTTGTCTTTGTCTTTGATCACCTGAGCCAACTCCCGTTTGAGTTCACGGGAGGCGGGAGAGGCTTTGAAATGCTCAATATGCACCCGAGAGCCGGCTTCATCGATGAGATCGATGGCTTTGTCAGGGAGGAAGCGATCGTTGATATAGCGATCGGAGAGTTGCGCGGCGGCTTCTAAGGCTTCGTCTAAGATGGTGAGCTGGTGATGTTGCTCATAGCGATCGCGCAGGCCGAAGAGGATCTCGATGGTTTCTTCCACTGTCGGTTCACCCACCATGATCGGCTGGAAGCGCCGTTCTAGGGCAGCATCCCGCTCGATATGTTTACGGAACTCATCGAGGGTGGTGGCCCCGATACATTGCAGTTCACCGCGAGCCAGGGCCGGTTTGAGGATATTGGCGGCATCCAAACCGCCTTCTAATGCACCAGCACCCACTAGGGTATGGATTTCGTCGATGACGAGAACCACATTGGCATTGCTGCGGACTTCTTCGATGATGTTTTTGAGTCGTTCCTCAAACTCACCCCGGAAGCGGGTTCCGGCGACGAGCATCCCCATGTCAATGGCGATGACTTGCTTGTTTTCGAGGAGTTCGGGGACCGCATTGGTGGCGATGCGTTGGGCCAGGCCTTCGGCGATGGCGGTTTTGCCGATACCGGGTTCGCCCACGAGAATGGGGTTGTTTTTGGTGCGACGGCCCAGGATTTGCACCAGACGCTCCGTTTCGCGATCGCGTCCCACCACGGGGTCAAGTTTTCCTTCAGCGGCTAACTGGGTTAAGTTGGTGCCAAACTCTTCCAGAGTCGCCATTTTGGTGCCTTTACTCGATGGCTGTCCTCCAGGAGCCACACCGGCCACTTCTCCAAGTTGTTTCATGACCTGGGTGCGGATATCTCCGAGATCCACGCCTAAGTTATGCAGAACTGTTGCCGCAACCCCTTCTTCATCCCGTGTCAGTCCCAGTAGGATATGTTCAGGGGCAATATAGTTATGTCCCAGTTGCCGGGCTTCTTCGACGGCATATTCAAACACCCGTTTGGCTTTCGGGGTGAAGGGAATTTCAGCGGAGGTAAAGCCGGAACCGCGACCAATGAGTTGTTCGACTTCTCGGCGCGCCCCGTCACGGGTGACGCTAAACTTACTCAGGACATTGGCGGCGATACTGCTTCCCTCACCAACGAGACCTAGCAAAATTTGCTCAGTCCCCACCATATTGTGTTTGAGCCGACGGGCTTCTTCTTGAGCCAACATGACGACTCGGATGGCTTTGTCTGTAAAATGTTCAAACATGAGCTTTTGTCTCAAATCGATGTATAAGGGGCAGGGGGAAGGACAACCGTATCTTTAGGGTAAAGGGTTTGGCAGTGGGATGCCGGTTTTTAGATGTCGGTGTTCTCGATGTCGGTTCAGGGGCTGAAACCCGATTGCAGCAATTATGAACTTTTGTATACCTCATTAATATAATCTATCTCTCAGAACAGATGGCGACAGTGAGGAGAGCCGAAGCAGGATAGGTAGGATAGCCGTCGGGTTGAGGCGGTTGGGTAACGGGACTCAGAGCGGGCATTGGCAAGGGTTAAGATATCTTTAGCGTATTACAAAGTTGGCTAGGGATGCAAACAATGGGGCCAGTCTCTCGATTGGGAGCCTGTCCAGGTCGTGAGCGGGCAAAGTTCCCGAGGGATGGGCAATAGGCGGTTTGGGGACTGGGAAGCTGGGCTGACTCCATGAGCGTTTCTTGACTTGAGCGAGTCGAGCTATACTTTTGCCATTGATGGCTCTCGGCGATCGCCGGGAAGGGTGAGTATGAGTCATACGGGAATGTCACGATTTACGCTTGGGGTGTTGTTACTCCTGGGGATGAGTACACCCGTCAGTGCCGGGATGGTTCCGGTGCATGATTTCAATGTAGCCCAACAGCAGGGTAGTCCGGAGTTTGTGTTTCAGGAGGGATTGCGGCTACTTAACCAAAACCGGTTTCAGCAGGCTGAACAGGCCTTCCGGGAGGTGGTTCGCTTTGATGAGGTGGATCATGAGGCTTGGAATAATCTGGGCCGAGCTTTGCAGGGCCAGGGTGAATCTGAGGCGGCGATTGAGGCCTATGAGCGGGCGTTGGCATTGCGTCCCCGCTATGCTGAGGCGTTTAATAATTTGGGGGTGGCCTATCGCTCGTTGGGACGATTGGAGGAGGCGATTGAGGCCTATGAGCGGGCGATCGCCCTTCAGCCGGGTTTAGGGGCGGCTCACTATAATCTGGGCTTGATTTTCTTTCGTCAGGGACAGTTACCTGAGGCGTTGAGCCGTTTTGAACAGGCGATCGCGGTCAGTCCCCGTTTTGCCCCAGCTCACTATTCTTTAGCCGAGACGCTACTCCAGCTTAATCGCCCCCAGGAGGCGTTGGCTCCCCTACAACGGACCCTCGACCTCGATCCTGAGTTTGAGGCGGCCTATGGAGCCATTGGGGCGACGCTGATGCGTTTGGGACGGACTCGGGAAGCCCTGGTATTTCTGGAACAGGCGGTGGAACGAACGGGGGATGATGCTCGTGTGAGTTATTATCGTGCCTTTGCCCTGCTCGAAACGGGGGATGCGGCAGGGGCCTTACCCTTGTTGGAGCAGGCGATCGCCCTCAATCCTGAGTCAGCCGATGCCTTTCGCAGTCTGGGGGATGCCTATTTAGCCTTGGGCCAGGAACGGGACGCGCTGGAGATGTTTTTACGGGCGATCGAGTTATATCAAGACCAATCCCCCGTTCCCTCTCGGGAGTTGGCGCGGGCCTATTTTGGGGTGGGTAATGTTTATGCCACTCGGGATTTCAAGTTTCCTGAGGCGCTTCGGGCGTTTCAAAATGCCCTGAATGCTGATCCCAATTTTGGTTTAGCTCACGCTCGCATGGGGGATTTATTGGCACAACGGCAACAGTATGAACGTGCGAATATTTCCTATCAAGCGGCCTTAGCTTTAGAGCCAAATTCCCCGGAAATTTATAATGGTTTAGGTGAGTTGTTGTTTGCTATGGGCTATTTAGACCGGGCGGTGGCGGCTTGGCGGCGGGCGATCGCGATCGATCCCGGCTACGGAGAAGCCCTCACCAACTTAGGAAATGCTCTCGGCAGTGGTCGTCGTCTTCCTTAATCACAACATTAATCACAAAAATTGATGAAGTTCCCTAAACTGAATCACTCGTTTTTCTAAACTCCGGTTCTTCACTGGGGTTTAGTAAATAAAGGAATGACGTGAGTCAAAAAATGAAACCTCTTTGAGTAAACTTTCTTGAAGAACTCCTGACCAATCCAAAATCCCTGGCTAGCATTGTGGGTGAACCATGTCACACAACCGACTGGCAGGAGAGTAATGGATGTCACATTAATTAAAGAGTTTGAAGGCTGTAAGCTAGAGGCTTACGAGGATGTGGTTGGAGTTTGGACAATTGGCTATGGCTGCACCTTTTATCTAGATGGATCTAAGGTCAAACCGGGGGATAAACTCAACAGCGAAGCCGAAGCAGAACAATTGCTACTCCATGTTATTAACCAGGATTTCTTACCCATTCTGCGCCGAATTTCCACCTGGAATCAGATGAATCCCAATCAACAAGCCGCCGTTTTATCCTTTGCGTATAACTTAGGCGCACGTTTTTTTGCTAATCCTGGATTTGAGTCTATTACTCGACTCTTAAACAATCCCGAGCAATGGCATGATATCGCCGAAGTTCAGCGTGTGTTTGGGTTATATGTCAAAGCCGGAGGACAAACCTTTCCCGGTTTAGTCAGGAGACGGAAAGCGGAAGCAGACTTATTTTGTAAGGGGTCTGCTCAAGCCCAACCCATGACGAGTACCTCTCAAACATCTCCCCCTCAACGGATTACAGCATTAGTTGATACCTGGTTTAAGAAAGATTGGTCGAAACAAGCCAGTGAATTGGATGACACAGAACGGGCATTTATTCCCAAAGGAAAGTCCTATCCCATTCAGGGATTTTGCGAATCCAGTTTGGAAACAGAAATGGGCGGTCATGCCCTAGTTCAATTGGACCATAATGCCGGTGAATGGTATTTATTTGTTGAACATTGGCAACTTCCCTGGACGCAACCTTTTGGGATGTCCACTCAGACATTACCAGAGTGGAACCAGGTCAACTGGAAAGATTGGTCATCTCCCGTCAGTCGCTATTTCAATGTAGGAGAAGTCACGCGACAGGATTGGGAGCGGATTCCCACAACTGCCACGTATCAGCAAAATATCATCAAGGTTGCTCGTCTTTTAGATGAGGTTCGCCAATGGTGGGGGTCACCGTTATACGTCAATTCCTGGTATCGTCCCCCCCATATTGAACAGCGGGTTGGCGGTACAGGTGCAAATCATCCCTTTGGCTTTGCGGTGGATTTTCGTCCGGCGAAAGGGTCCATTTGGGATTTACAACATCGCTTTGAACGGGAGTGGTATAACACCGGTAAATGGAATGGTGGATTTGGTTGTGGTGCCAATCGAGGCTTTATTCATCTCGACTTGCGTCATAAACGAATCTGGGACTACTAACCAACCGCCTAAGTTCCCCGACTGATTACCCCGCGACAAAGTTAGCCGGATCTTGATCGCGGCGATGTCGGACGGGGATTTGGGGACCTTGGGCCGTCCCCACTAAGGCGGCGGTGGCTTCGAGGGACTGACGCAGCCGCTTGGCTGCATAGATAGACATATCGCGGGGGACGCTGATGCGATCGCGCAAATACCGCAATCCCACCTCACTTCCCTCTGGTGGTACACAATCCTCCCCCGTCATCAAATGCGTCAACGCACAACGCAGGGCCGTCTCAAATTGCGCATCGGGGGCAGGATTGACGCGAATAATGTTCTGGCGATGCTTCAGCACCCGCCGCAAGGCTTCAGAACGGGAGGTTTCCGGTTCGGGATAGGTGACATCTGGAAGACCAAACCATGGGCCGCGATCGACCCGAATTTGATTCAATTCTGTTTGCGGGTCATTATTCGCCCAGCAGCCCCCCATTTGGGGCGGTAAATCATGGACATGGGTATGGAAATCGCTCTGAGTTCCCCGATAGGTGGCGCGGTTTTCCAGACCATCAAACCAATCGGAAAGGCGGGGATTCTCCTCCCGTAAGGAATAGCCTTTGTAATAAAATAGACTGGCGTTCATCCGTTCCACATAGGGCGTAAACACCACATCAGCAGTGCTAAACTCAGGCAAAAAGTAGGGGCCCGGAGTTCTGGCTAGAGCGGCTTCTACCTCCTGAACCACCTCCACAAACTGCTCCCGGGCGTTACGCTCCTGACGCTCTGATAAACTGGGACGACAGAGCCACATACACCAGGCTCGAAATAGCACTCGTTCTAACTGTCGCAGGGGTAAAACTTGGCGATCGCCCATGGAAAAAGCCAGCGGCCCAAACGCATCTTCTAAGGCCAGCAAAATATCATCACTTTCCGTAATCAACTGACCCTTAAGTTCCACCGCTGGCAACATCCCCGATGGCACTTTTTGCTTATACCAACGTTCTTTCTGGCCATAACAGAACATGGTCACTTTCTCGATGCGGTAGGGGATTTGTTTCTCCTCCAACCACAACCAAACTTTTTGACAATAGGGACACCAGGCATGATGATCCCGATAGAGGGTGACTTGTACCGCCGCTTCATCTTGGCCAAACAGTCGCAGTCGGGCCTGGGGGTTGGTTGGCCCGTTCACCAAATCGGGGGGAGTATCGGTGAAGTTGTCCAGTTCTGACCAGCTTAAGGGGGATGTGGGCATCAGGAGTTCAGGCGCTTTCTTGGGCTAATCCTAACTCTAACACCTCTTTGACGGTTCTCAAATCCCCTTCTAAGAGGGCATCGACGGCCAGCCACAACCCCGGAAAGACCTCGCTGCGAAGGATTCCCCGGTCGTCGGCGGCTAAGGGTTGATAGGTTCCCTCATGCCAACGGAACCAAATGACGGTAGAACAGGTTGTTAATTTGACAGAATTACCGCTGGATGTCGTGCAAAAACTCCAAGATGACAACGGTTAATCAACGAGTCACCTTTTCCCGGACAGAGTCGCCAACACCGGTGCTACAGCTTTAGCCAGGGCGCGAGAGGAGTCAAAAGTGAGCGGAAATGTTGTCAGACCATTTTTCAAAATGCTTGCAATACATCTGACACCGAGGAGGGCGAACAGCCGTTCGCCCCTACAGACATCTATGGCATGACTTCCGAAAATTGGTATCAGACTTCCCCGTTCTCAATATCCCATCTTATTGCTATCTTGGAATAGTGATGGCTCCTTTCCCCGAGGCTGTACCCCCTGATGAACCCCTCCCACCTGCTCAAACTCAACCAAGGACTTCTGGCGAGAACAGCTCTCTTAGGCTTGAGCGCGATTGTCACTGGGGGGTTAAGCAGTCCCATCGCCGCCATTGGGGCCAATGTCAGCTATGGCCTGATTACCAATAATCTGGGGACGTTGCTGGATAAGTTCCGCAACAGTGGCGGTATTTTACGCAACGAAGACATCGCTAAAGCCGCTGGCCGCGCCGTGGCCAAGACTTTGGAGGAGACAGTCAGCCCCCACTACCCCGAAATTCAAAGCCGGTTAGACGATTTCGCCGCTAAAATCGAGGACTATTGGCTGCAATGGGCCGAACAAGCCAAAACCCTGAACCTGTTTGAGACGCTCCAGGAAGAGCAGTTATATCAGGTTTTCAGCCAACAACCGGAGCAGTTTGGCCAGTACCAGGTGTTAGGGGAGGAGGACTGGCGGGACGTTGTCCTCTGGTTGGTTGAACAGGGATGTGAGCAGGGGGTATTGCTCGATACCCTCGATAGTTATCAGGATGTCATCGAGGAGTTAACCGGAGAATTAGCCGCGAACTTCAATAAACACCTGCGCCAAGTCCTCAAGGATGATGCCAACAACGGGGGGAAAGCCTTTGTGGGGATGTTGTTTGACCTGCATGGGGCGACGTTGGCACAAATTGCTGAGATTCGGGACTATTTACCCCAACTCGCGACCCGCGAGGATGTATGTCGCGCCTTGCAGCAATTAGAAACCGGGGTTTCCGATGAACTGGCTCAATTTCGACAAGCGTTTCAGCAATACTTAGACTCAACTCAACCCCAGCTTCCCATCCCCCAAGATTGTGAAGCCATCATCCAGGAAAAAACCCAAGATTTTGTCGGGCGAGGTTTTGTCTTCGAGGCGATTCGGGATTTCTTGCAGCAAAACCCCAAAGGCTATTTTGTCCTAGAAGCTGACCCCGGCGTGGGCAAAAGCGCAATTATGGCGCGGTTAGTGCAGCTGCTCAAAGGGGGCTGTATCACTCATTTCAATATCCAATCCCAAGGCATTGTCAAGCCCGAAAAATTCCTAGAAAATATCTGCACCCAACTGATTCAGGGCTATAACCTCGATTATCCTCGCTTCCCGGAACGCGCCACTGAAGATGGCAATGTTTTAGCCCGTTTATTGGCAGAAGCGGCGAAAAAACTCGCACCGGGGAAAAAGTTAGTGGTGGTCGTGGATGCCTTGGATGAGGTGGATTCATCGAGTCAAACCAAAGGTAGTAATCTTCTCTATTTGCCCGATTCTTTGGTGGATAAGGTCTATTTTATTCTGAGTAAACGCCCGAAAGCCTTAGCCCTGCCTTTAAGTGACCATTTAAGGTACTTTGATTTAATGGAGTATCCGGCAGAAAGTGCGGAAGATGCCCGTCGCTATGCCCAAAAACGCTATCAGCGAAGTCCTCAGATTCAGAATTGGGTGATATCGCGTCGGTTAACCCCAGAGCAATTTTTAACGGATTTGGTGGCTAACAGTGAAAATAATTTCATGTATTTGCGCTATGTCTTAAATGATATTGAGGGGGGGCTGTATAGCCGTGAAACCCTGGACAGTTTACCGCGAGGGTTGAGGCGGTATTATCAAAAACATTGGGAATTGATGGGCATGACCGCTGACCCATTTCCCCTTGACAAAATCCGCACTATTTATGTGCTGTCTCTAGTGCGGGAAGCGGTGTCTCGACGGTTGTTAGCGGAGTTGACGGAGATAGCCGACTATCAGCTTCGGCCGATTTTACGGGAATGGGAACAGTTTTTGCGCTTCCAACAGGTGGAGAGAGAAACCCGCTACACCATTTATCATGCTTCTTTTAGCGATTTCTTGAGGGAGGAGGCAGAAGATTCTGGGGTGGATTTGGAGGATATTAAACGCCGCCTGGCTGACAATTTCAGCAAAGGAGCGCCTCTATGAATACTGCACTGGGACAATGGTTAAGGGAACAGGATGCGGAAAAGCGTTTACATTTACTGCGCCACCAACCGAGTTATTTTGCGGATGCGGGGGAAGTCAAGCGGTTGCGGGCTTGGCTGACGGATTTTGGGTTTTTGCAGCAGAAGTTGGAGGCGGTGGGGATAACGGCGCTGATTAATGATTTTGATTTGGCGTTGTCGTTGTTGGTGGGTGAGGAGCAGGAAACGTTAAGTCT contains these protein-coding regions:
- a CDS encoding ATP-dependent Clp protease ATP-binding subunit yields the protein MFEHFTDKAIRVVMLAQEEARRLKHNMVGTEQILLGLVGEGSSIAANVLSKFSVTRDGARREVEQLIGRGSGFTSAEIPFTPKAKRVFEYAVEEARQLGHNYIAPEHILLGLTRDEEGVAATVLHNLGVDLGDIRTQVMKQLGEVAGVAPGGQPSSKGTKMATLEEFGTNLTQLAAEGKLDPVVGRDRETERLVQILGRRTKNNPILVGEPGIGKTAIAEGLAQRIATNAVPELLENKQVIAIDMGMLVAGTRFRGEFEERLKNIIEEVRSNANVVLVIDEIHTLVGAGALEGGLDAANILKPALARGELQCIGATTLDEFRKHIERDAALERRFQPIMVGEPTVEETIEILFGLRDRYEQHHQLTILDEALEAAAQLSDRYINDRFLPDKAIDLIDEAGSRVHIEHFKASPASRELKRELAQVIKDKDNAVTEQDFEKASQLRDRELETRAKIDQLSIERQQTPQGAPMVTEENIAEIVSSWTGVPVTKLEETESEKLLHLEDTLHERLIGQEEAVRAVSRSVRRARVGLKNPHRPIASFIFSGPTGVGKTELTKALAAYFFGAEESMIRLDMSEFMERHTVSKLIGSPPGFVGYDEGGQLTEAVRRRPYSVILFDEIEKAHPDVFNLLLQILEDGRLTDSKGRVVDFKNTLLIMTSNIGSRVIEKGGGGLGFEITGDETDAQYNRIRNLVNEELKQYFRPEFLNRLDDIIVFSQLNREEIKQIADIELKRVFDRLVEKDIRLQATEAFKNRLADEGYDPAYGARPLRRAIMRLLEDVLAEKMLSGEIQDGDRAIIDLDDDGQVIISKDNVELRFPELVSTQ
- a CDS encoding AAA family ATPase — encoded protein: MNPSHLLKLNQGLLARTALLGLSAIVTGGLSSPIAAIGANVSYGLITNNLGTLLDKFRNSGGILRNEDIAKAAGRAVAKTLEETVSPHYPEIQSRLDDFAAKIEDYWLQWAEQAKTLNLFETLQEEQLYQVFSQQPEQFGQYQVLGEEDWRDVVLWLVEQGCEQGVLLDTLDSYQDVIEELTGELAANFNKHLRQVLKDDANNGGKAFVGMLFDLHGATLAQIAEIRDYLPQLATREDVCRALQQLETGVSDELAQFRQAFQQYLDSTQPQLPIPQDCEAIIQEKTQDFVGRGFVFEAIRDFLQQNPKGYFVLEADPGVGKSAIMARLVQLLKGGCITHFNIQSQGIVKPEKFLENICTQLIQGYNLDYPRFPERATEDGNVLARLLAEAAKKLAPGKKLVVVVDALDEVDSSSQTKGSNLLYLPDSLVDKVYFILSKRPKALALPLSDHLRYFDLMEYPAESAEDARRYAQKRYQRSPQIQNWVISRRLTPEQFLTDLVANSENNFMYLRYVLNDIEGGLYSRETLDSLPRGLRRYYQKHWELMGMTADPFPLDKIRTIYVLSLVREAVSRRLLAELTEIADYQLRPILREWEQFLRFQQVERETRYTIYHASFSDFLREEAEDSGVDLEDIKRRLADNFSKGAPL
- a CDS encoding tetratricopeptide repeat protein codes for the protein MSESSYTFAIDGSRRSPGRVSMSHTGMSRFTLGVLLLLGMSTPVSAGMVPVHDFNVAQQQGSPEFVFQEGLRLLNQNRFQQAEQAFREVVRFDEVDHEAWNNLGRALQGQGESEAAIEAYERALALRPRYAEAFNNLGVAYRSLGRLEEAIEAYERAIALQPGLGAAHYNLGLIFFRQGQLPEALSRFEQAIAVSPRFAPAHYSLAETLLQLNRPQEALAPLQRTLDLDPEFEAAYGAIGATLMRLGRTREALVFLEQAVERTGDDARVSYYRAFALLETGDAAGALPLLEQAIALNPESADAFRSLGDAYLALGQERDALEMFLRAIELYQDQSPVPSRELARAYFGVGNVYATRDFKFPEALRAFQNALNADPNFGLAHARMGDLLAQRQQYERANISYQAALALEPNSPEIYNGLGELLFAMGYLDRAVAAWRRAIAIDPGYGEALTNLGNALGSGRRLP
- a CDS encoding glutathione S-transferase family protein; translated protein: MPTSPLSWSELDNFTDTPPDLVNGPTNPQARLRLFGQDEAAVQVTLYRDHHAWCPYCQKVWLWLEEKQIPYRIEKVTMFCYGQKERWYKQKVPSGMLPAVELKGQLITESDDILLALEDAFGPLAFSMGDRQVLPLRQLERVLFRAWCMWLCRPSLSERQERNAREQFVEVVQEVEAALARTPGPYFLPEFSTADVVFTPYVERMNASLFYYKGYSLREENPRLSDWFDGLENRATYRGTQSDFHTHVHDLPPQMGGCWANNDPQTELNQIRVDRGPWFGLPDVTYPEPETSRSEALRRVLKHRQNIIRVNPAPDAQFETALRCALTHLMTGEDCVPPEGSEVGLRYLRDRISVPRDMSIYAAKRLRQSLEATAALVGTAQGPQIPVRHRRDQDPANFVAG
- a CDS encoding lysozyme, whose product is MDVTLIKEFEGCKLEAYEDVVGVWTIGYGCTFYLDGSKVKPGDKLNSEAEAEQLLLHVINQDFLPILRRISTWNQMNPNQQAAVLSFAYNLGARFFANPGFESITRLLNNPEQWHDIAEVQRVFGLYVKAGGQTFPGLVRRRKAEADLFCKGSAQAQPMTSTSQTSPPQRITALVDTWFKKDWSKQASELDDTERAFIPKGKSYPIQGFCESSLETEMGGHALVQLDHNAGEWYLFVEHWQLPWTQPFGMSTQTLPEWNQVNWKDWSSPVSRYFNVGEVTRQDWERIPTTATYQQNIIKVARLLDEVRQWWGSPLYVNSWYRPPHIEQRVGGTGANHPFGFAVDFRPAKGSIWDLQHRFEREWYNTGKWNGGFGCGANRGFIHLDLRHKRIWDY